The DNA window TGCGCTCGTGGCAACTATTTCATCTCGGAAGATGGGATCCAAAGTGTCACACCCTTCTCCGAGACCGCAGACAAGCGAGCAAATGCCCTATTTTTTAAAAGTATGCTAAGACGGACTTCAAGTTTATAAGCACAGCCGTCGTCAGGGGTGACCATTCAGGGGTAATAGGAGAAAGCCGCAGCAACCGCCGCTAAATATTTGCACCCCAGCTCCCCCCTCAATCGTAGCATCATCAGGTTTCTCGCAAGACCTTCACGTGCCCCCGACGACAACCGCCGCTGGCGCATCCGACGCAGCTCGCCTGCAGTGTGATTACTTGTTGCATCCTCCTTGGCTCCGGGCCTCTATTCCCAGACAGTACTGCTGTGGGTAATGAGCCTGGCCCAGAGAGAACCCAGTCTGGTCCGTCGAATGGAGGAGACAGATGTCTCGCAAATCGGCTAAGATATCAGGCCAAACCCCTCAACTACTCCTGCAGCCCAACTATTTTGATGCCCAACTCTACGCTTAGATTCCGATGCGACGAGCGGCGGATAAGTGCGAACATCAACTTTGACGCTCATGCCAAAGTCTCAGGGAGAAGTGACAAACGATCATGTTTACGGCAAGATTCAGCACCAAGGGACATTGCAACCGTTACCCGTTGTCCACTTACAGCTTCCGGACACAACATACTCGGAAGAACCCGGGACGGCCGTAAGTGGGCCtgccttcctcctcttcccggGGAAAAGTGGAGAACCATCGGGATTCCTCGCGCCAAGCCGGGAAGAAAGCCATCGGAAGCTGCGGGGTGGCGCCGGGGGCATGGGTGGGGCCGTCCGGCACTGACTCCATCGGTTGCGTCGAAAAAACAAGGCACTGCCCGGTCGTGCAGAATTCTGGAACAGATGCGAATGTTGctttattttttttctttctcgGCAAGGCAGCCGCGGTCAACTTGCAAGCCTATCCGGCGGCAGGACGAGCAGCGCTACATTAGCGGCTGCAACCCGGGACATTGGTGCAGCTTTGGGGTTTCCGTAACGTCAGTGAGTGCCACGACAGCTCCGAGATATGGCACGGGACGAGGGGAGAAGACACCTTTTCGCCGAATCTACCTAGGTTTCAATGACACATTTGCAGCACAGGGCTACATGCACTTTGGCAAGAAAAGGCAACGAGGCACTGCACTCGTTGGTGTCGTGCCAGGTCTCGGTGTGGTTCATCTGGGCAACTCATCGAGCTTGGCAGCTCACACCTTGTGCCGAATAGGTGACGCAATGTACCTGCGCTCACCGAGGAAATCTGACCTGAGTAAAGCGTGCCTTGCGAAAATGTGGCTCCCCGATTTGGTCTGCCGTGGAACTGGACCTTCACAAGCGCCGTCCCAAGATCGCCCACAGCAGGCAAGTTGGCCTTGTGCCCGGTCTGGACGATGATGGAGTTGCACATGCACCCAGCCGCAGTTGCGTGTGTGACGTCGTGAATCATCACAAACAGGCTCGGGTTTCTTCCGCCAATGGGAGGCCGGCCCCCGTGGCTCTTGCTGCTTTAAAAACTACACAATGGGCATTGTTCTCGCTTCCAGAACCGCGGCAAGACAAGGCATCCAGAAATGAGGGGCCCGGTGGTGGGGTTGGTCATTTGTGACCGAACGATTTCGTTCTGCTTATGCTCTTTCAGGCTGATCTGCAGGGCAACCAGCTCTGACGTGATATGGCCTTTCCCGGACGAGCAGGCTTCAGCTGCGGGGTTTGCAGTGCGCCTATCTCAAGTTGGCAACCATACGTTCCGCCAAAGGACTCGAAAGTTTAGTGGCGAGATGCGGGGTTATGGCATGCTGCTCAAGGCAAACTGCACTTTGGGGCGGAACGCGGCTCCATGCCGGCTGTATTGTGCATTACGTCCGGCTTCCAGCCCAGGCCAAATGCGTTTCGGTGCCTTATTATCGTCATTCTTGCTGGTGATGATGAGACCTGGGCTTGCATGATAACCCATCATCGATCTGATTGAAGCGCGTTCGAATATCTATCATTGGGGATGCAAGTGACAGGCTGAGCACCCTAATGCAGTAGCAGTAGGAGGCTGGAGCAGCCAAGGCTGCATCAGCAATGGAGATTGTGCTGAATTGGGAGACATTCAGCTCTGAGCTGATGCTTGCCTCTCGAACTCTGGTGGACACTATTGCAATGATGTGTCTTGGAAGGCAAACGGAGAGCGAAAAGAAGGCAACGGCGTCAATGTGACGACCATGTCTCAGGCCTCAAGTCGCACAACAATCAAACATAGAAGGGCCTCATCCCCGTGGAATTAGACGTTGGAACAAGGCAAGCCATCCAGGCCAGCCGACCTTTGGTTCGACCCGAAATAACGGCTTGGCTGTTGTAAAAACGGTAGGAGATGGATTGAATCTCTAAGCCAGTCGGCTCTATCAACAATCGGCCCATCTGAGTATCCTGGGAGGAGTCCATTCTTATCCAGACGAGACCAGGACTGGGCGTGGCAATCTCTGGGCCAATACACCGGGGCTGGTTCGAGGGTGAAATATAAATCCATACAACAAGGACTGATTAAGTGTCCGCTTGACTCTCATAAGTTTAATGTCTCTTTCTTGTCTTATGCCTACCTCCTACCAGCACCCAGAGAAAGTATGATTGCCTGTCTATGAAGACTTCCCTACGTGTTGCAATGCACCCAGCCCAGAGGTAGCACAAACCCCAGTAGATATTGCTGCAATTACGACTATTGTCACGAGGCAAATGAGATGCTTATATTCTTGAGCTTCCAGGTCTTAGTTTGATATGTCTGTCTCCAACGGCATCTGGTGGCCTACTCGTAGTTCGAAATAAGAGGTCAAGCTTTATCTGGGTGTCTAGCCGTCCAGCAACAGACATGGGACTCGCCTTCCTGGTTGATGATGGCGAGGGCATAGGTCCTAGGTAACTAGGAGGACTAACGTTGTGTTGAGCATCATGTTGGAGGCGCAACCGAAAGGTCTTTTTTAAATAAAGATTTGTCTTAAGAAAATGAGAATGATCCATCAACAATCCTGCGTATTGCCAGCCATAATCCCTATCATACCCAACAGGAGGCGAGCATTCTATCCTCCCATGTACTCGAGTTGTCTCCGTTAGCATTCTATCTAAGGCGAAGAAACATTATCCAGGGGTGTCTATACTAGCCATGGACTAATGCTCTACCCAGTGCCAGCCTGTCATGCTTCAGGACATCATCTACATGTACATTCAACTCTTATCCTAGTGACTCCGGCATTCCGGCCAAGGAAGTGGAGTGCTCTCTGCTTCATGCAATGCCAGGCCCGTTTTTTTGGCATTTGTGTCACGCACAGGGCCATATCTAGATTTACTTTTCAGAGATGAGGCGTCGAGCACCTGCTGTCCGAGACGTTGCTGTTCCGAATAGTTATACTGGACTTCGGTAGTCAGTAGTAGATGTCCGCCTTACCCGCAATTCAGGGAGACGGAACTGGAACTGGGGGTAGACCTCCATTTCACGGTGACGAATAACGACTAAAATAGCATCAAGAGGGTTTCAGCCAGGCAATCCGATAAGACATCAGAACAGAGCCGAGGAGGGAGCATTATGGTCGGGGATCTTAAGAGAAATGGTGACGCGGCCGGATATGGTAGGTACGACTGGGCGTACTGTGGTAGTGTATGGACAATTGGACATGGAGTTATTTGAAGAGCCGGGGGGACTCGGTTATTTCCGACCTGTAGGAAATGCTCACCAACTCTACCTACGTCTAGTGGATAAATCGATGGCAGCCATGCTGCATAACCAGAAGCTTGAATGGATTGCGGACGAACCGGGAATGGTGGTTGGCGAAGCTCGGATTTCGAGTTTGGGAAGCACTTTCCGTGTCTTGGCCCGGGTGCTTGGCAATTGTGGAGTAGCGTAGTTCACTGCATCGTTCTTGGGTTAGCCGCGTTTCATGTTTGGTGACCCCACCTTCAAGTTGGCCAAGAGAGCGAGATCGTCGGGACATCGATCGGCGAGAAGGCTCCCCGAAGCGGCATCCAACCGTCGGAACGTCGGATGGCTTGGCGGCAGAGGGAGGGAAACTCCCTCTATAatccgtattccgtagtgtATGGAATTCTGCAGAGTAGTGCTCTTCAACGCCACGGCTTTCGTCTTTCAATCCTGGACTGTACTTTGTACATATCCTGCAGACGAAGTGTTTGCCTCAAGGCCTGGACATGGCCGCTTTGGAGCCCTCCTTGTCGTTATCCTGATGCATACGGCATTTAGGAGCGGGAGACGGCATGACCAGCCAGATGGATGACGTGTAACGACCCAGGGAACTTCCAATTGGCAGATCCAGTGTCACCTCGTGCCACGGCCGCAGATCCTGGATCTCTCGGTCTCGAGCACGGTCCAGGTCAGAGGGAAACACAGGCGTGTCGAATTATTCGAGTTGCTGATGAGCTGCGCGTTTTTTTTCGTCCCATCTCTAGCCCATCTCCATCCAGTAGTCCATCCCGCATCGTGCGCATTGTCAACCTCGGTTGCCCTGAGGAGTCGGCTTTGGTTATCGACCGTCGTCGGGCGTGCGCCCGatggtagacgttaaagaggtcccgccaagactaatttcggccaattgtcggcaatgtttttacagcgtcagtaccccgccaagaccgctaagcggtttgcactatcgccaagggttagttcgccgggggtacggggggcggcgctagccccccaCTGGTTAAGGTTCGGGTTaatggttaggattcgggttaaggttagggtacgggttaacctcgttttcttttttttcgatttggttgaggtttcgcgaagttgttgcgacgagtctttgcaattcttcgttgttgatgttgctctaagtcgtcgcggccccgctcaccccgtggcgattgtaaatacttgtaagcggcagtctccgaaattagtcttggcgggacctctttaacgacgacctggAATCGGATCCAATCGCGGCTGTTGCTCAGCCCAGCGCAACGTCATCGCTGCAGTGTCTCGGCTCCACAGCTGAGGGACCCCCACGCCTGTttgcgcagcagcaacgcAGCCGTTGACGACTCCTCCATGCCGACCTATGTACGCTACACTAAAAACCTATGTGCACTACCTGCCTCGGATCTACAATAGTCGTCCTGGGAACTTCCAGAAGCGTGATCAGTCGGCTGCAACGCTGAACACGACCAATGGTCTGTTATTCCGCGCCATCGACAGCTCTCTGCCGACACTTGAGGGAGCCGTTGGTGTTCGTCCCGCGGCGCGGCTTGGATTTTTTTGAAACTTGCCGGGGCCCCATCCCCGATTCAGTTACAGAGTGTATGTAACAACAGGACGCGAACCAATCCTCAACTGTGGGGCGTGAAGAGCATCCCTGGCTGCGGCAAGGCTCTTGGCACAGATCTCCGTCGCTGAAAAACAAGGTTTTGAGGTATGATCAACAGCCCACGCAATGTGCATCCCCTGCCCATCCGAATTCTTCGGCTGCAGCTGGAGCGAGCAGCTCAGGGGCAACCTGCGCAAGCCTCACCGCTCAGCATTTGCAGCCTCTTGTTCCCCTCCTGTGCAACGCGGGCTTTTCTTTTCGATTTCTTCCCTCCCCATTTTTGTTTCACACGATTTATCTTTCTCGTATTGCGCTCGCACCACGCCACCTTCGCTCTCTCTCCTATACGAGCGGACGGACACGAGAGCTTAGCCTCCGGTCCGCCCGCCTCGCTAGCTACTCGGACCCCGCAGGCGTGCTCGAGGGTCTAACAAGTACGGGGCAACTGATATTCTTTGCGCCGAACCAGAGACGAGCAATCCCGTCACCATGCTCACCTTCCGACGTGCCCtcgtggcggcggccttctTCATCACGATCCTATACTTCACAACCCGTTCGACGTCCCCAGCTGCCTCGTTATCGGCGATCGAATTCCCTAAAACCCAGTCGGGGTCCGAATCCAAAGCGAACTCGCAGACGACGACTTCGTCGGACCGGCCAACCTCCAATAACGACAACGATGCGGTACCCGCTGGACGGAACCGCAACAGACCATCATCGCCGCAAGGGCAGCAGCCGATGCAGGACATGTCCAAGATGACGCTGCAGGAAAAGCTCGCGTACCAATTCCCCTACGACGTCGAGTCCAAGTTCCCCGCGTACATCTGGCAGACGTGGAAGTGGACGCCGGCGCACGGGCAGTTCGAGTTTCGCGAGCAGGAGGCGACGTGGACGAACCAGCACCCGGGCTTCATCCACGAGGTCATCACGGACCAGGTGGCGGTGCacctgctgcggctgctgtaCGCGTCGGTGcccgaggtgctcgaggcgtacgaggcgctgccgctgccggtgcTCAAGGCCGACTTCTTCCGGTACCTGATCCTGCTGGCGCGGGGAGGGATCTACTCGGACATCGACACGTACGCGATCAAAAGCGCGGTGGAGTGGATCCCGGCGTCGGTGCCGCGCCACGCGGtcgggctggtggtgggcATCGAGGCGGACCCGGACCGGCCCGACTGGAAGGACTGGTACAGCCGGCGGATCCAGTTCTGCCAGTGGACGATCCAGGCCAAGCCGGGCCACCCGGTGCTGCGCGAGGTGGTCGCGCGCATCGCCGAGCGGACGCTGGCCCGCAAGCGCGCCGGCTCGctggccggcgtcggcgacaaGAACGTCATCGAGTTCACGGGGCCCGCGCTCTGG is part of the Thermothielavioides terrestris NRRL 8126 chromosome 2, complete sequence genome and encodes:
- a CDS encoding glycosyltransferase family 32 protein (CAZy_ID 269723) — encoded protein: MLTFRRALVAAAFFITILYFTTRSTSPAASLSAIEFPKTQSGSESKANSQTTTSSDRPTSNNDNDAVPAGRNRNRPSSPQGQQPMQDMSKMTLQEKLAYQFPYDVESKFPAYIWQTWKWTPAHGQFEFREQEATWTNQHPGFIHEVITDQVAVHLLRLLYASVPEVLEAYEALPLPVLKADFFRYLILLARGGIYSDIDTYAIKSAVEWIPASVPRHAVGLVVGIEADPDRPDWKDWYSRRIQFCQWTIQAKPGHPVLREVVARIAERTLARKRAGSLAGVGDKNVIEFTGPALWTDVIFEYFNDPRYFDMARSPGPIDWRNFTGMETPKRVGDVVVLPITSFSPGVQQMGAKDVDDPLAFVKHGFEGTWKPENERHIGG